From the genome of Gracilinanus agilis isolate LMUSP501 chromosome 2, AgileGrace, whole genome shotgun sequence, one region includes:
- the LOC123234152 gene encoding LOW QUALITY PROTEIN: olfactory receptor 11H4-like (The sequence of the model RefSeq protein was modified relative to this genomic sequence to represent the inferred CDS: substituted 1 base at 1 genomic stop codon) — translation MSFVFSTAQGTMNKSGAHTVTEFVLLGFPGDWEMQILLFSLFLIVYILTMMGNGAIICAVKWDQRIHTPMYILLGNFAFLEIWYITSTVPSMLENFLSETKTISFAGCFLQFYFFTSLGTTEIFFLCIMAYDRYLAICHPLHYPTKMTLQHCCTLMSVCWVLGFLSYSLTTIQLSQLTFCGPNIIDHFICDYDPLMALSCDPAPITEILFYIISSLMIILTVTYILGTYILLLRAVLQVPSAAGRRKAFSTCGSHLAVVCLFFGSLMIMYVSPTSENSGEVQKIITLFYSVVTPFLNPLIYSLRNKEMKAALRKLIGIASEXSQIHTSYM, via the coding sequence atgtcttttgtcttttccaCAGCTCAGGGAACAATGAACAAgtcaggagcacacactgtgactGAATTTGTCCTCCTAGGCTTTCCTGGGGACTGGGAGATGCAAATCttactcttttctttattcttgatAGTCTATATTCTGACCATGATGGGAAATGGGGCCATCATCTGTGCAGTGAAGTGGGACCAGAGAATCCACACTCCCATGTACATCCTGCTGGGGAATTTTGCCTTCCTAGAGATCTGGTACATCACCTCCACTGTTCCCAGCATGTTGGAAAACTTCCTCTCAGAGACCAAAACCATCTCCTTTGCTGGTTGTTTCCTCCAATTCTATTTCTTCACCTCTCTTGGTACAACTGAAATCTTTTTCTTATGCATCATGGCTTATGATCGTTATCTTGCCATCTGCCACCCATTGCATTACCCAACCAAAATGACTTTACAGCACTGTTGCACCTTGATGTCTGTGTGCTGGGTGCTTGGCTTCCTAAGCTATTCTCTAACTACTATACAGCTCTCCCAGCTGACATTCTGTGGTCCCAATATCATTGATCACTTTATTTGTGACTATGATCCACTCATGGCTCTATCATGTGACCCTGCTCCTATCactgaaattttgttttatatcataAGCTCCCTCATGATCATTCTCACTGTCACCTACATCCTTGGAACATATATCCTCTTACTAAGAGCTGTACTGCAAGTTCCCTCAGCAGCTGGTCGACGTAAAGCCTTCTCCACATGTGGATCTCATCTGGCTGTGGTCTGCCTCTTCTTTGGGAGCCTGATGATCATGTATGTGAGCCCAACATCTGAGAACTCAGGAGAAGTACAGAAGATAATAACCTTGTTCTATTCAGTTGTGACACCATTTTTAAACCCCCTGATTTACAGCCTCCGAAATAAGGAGATGAAGGCTGCCCTGAGAAAACTCATTGGGATAGCTTCAGAATAAAGCCAGATACATACATCTTATATGTGA